The window GGAGAATCCACAGATTACACAGATTTCACAGATTAGTGGATAGTGGTCAGTGGTCAGTGGTCAGTGGTCAGTGGTCAGCCTTGATACTGATCACTATTCTTAAATCTGTGAAATCTGTGGTTTTCCCCTCTTACATATCGGGGATACTGCGCTGGAGGACGGGCAACTCAGCCAGCGCCTTACCCGCGCCCAGGGCGGTACAGGCGATGGGGTTATCGGCCACGTAGGCGGGGACGCCCGTTTCCTTGGTCAGTAGCGTATCCAGCTCGCGCAGCAGCGCGCCGCCGCCGGTCAGGGCCATGCCGCGGTCGATGATGTCGGACGACAGTTCGGGCGGCGTCTTGGCCAGCACGGCGCGGGTGACGTTGATGATGGCTTGCAACTGCTCGGTGATGGCCTCGGTCACTTCGCTGGAGGTCATGGTGATAGTGCGTGGCAGGCCGGCCACCTGGTCGCGCCCCTGCACCTGCATCTCCAGCCGCTCGTCCAGTTCCACCGCCGCGCCGATCTTGATCTTGATCGCCTCGGCCGTCGGCTCGCCAATCGCCAGATTAAACTTCTTGCGGACGTAGCTGATGATGGCTTCGTCCAGATGGACGCCGCCGACGCGCACCGACTCGGCGCAGACGATGCCGTTCATGGCGACGACGGCCGCCTCGGTGGAGCCGCCGCCCAGATCGACGACCAGATTGCCGGTGGGCGTGCCCACGGGCAGCCCGGCGCCGATGGCCGCGGCCAATGGTTCGGGGATAAGGTTGACCTCGCGCGCGCCGGCGGCCAGGGCGGCCTCGCGCACGGCGCGGCGCTCGACGCTGGTGACGCCATAGGGCACGCTGATCATCACCGACGGCTTACGCATGGGGAAGCGGCCGGCGACCTTGG is drawn from Candidatus Promineifilum breve and contains these coding sequences:
- the mreB gene encoding rod shape-determining protein codes for the protein MSLFTPQIAIDLGTVNVLVHVQGRGVILQEPSVVAIREDGNRTIIVEVGRAAKEMYGRTPGEIEVMRPLRDGVIADYFVTQGMLEYFITKVAGRFPMRKPSVMISVPYGVTSVERRAVREAALAAGAREVNLIPEPLAAAIGAGLPVGTPTGNLVVDLGGGSTEAAVVAMNGIVCAESVRVGGVHLDEAIISYVRKKFNLAIGEPTAEAIKIKIGAAVELDERLEMQVQGRDQVAGLPRTITMTSSEVTEAITEQLQAIINVTRAVLAKTPPELSSDIIDRGMALTGGGALLRELDTLLTKETGVPAYVADNPIACTALGAGKALAELPVLQRSIPDM